DNA from Ananas comosus cultivar F153 linkage group 12, ASM154086v1, whole genome shotgun sequence:
TGAGGACTTGCTTGGCCCACTGAAATTTCTAAGAAAATGCCAGTTCAGCagagatttttcaaaaaatactaaaaattaaattgtcaCCATGAAGCTCTCCTGCAACCAAAGATgcagtaatttttaaaattttaataatgtaatatatatatatatataatttagattgtatatgttaaatataaaatttaattatataatattaattatttaaaaataaattatacagtAAAAGGTGTGCGAGCAATAATCAACATGGTGGCTCCATGTTGATTTCAAGTAGGCTCTCTGGACGTGACAGATCCTGCTTaactttctttaaaaaaagagctaaattacataaaacttctgtcaaaatctgattttttatttttcttcctgttatttaaaaacctacactttgcctccttgtaaaatgaaaagaattcACTTCGTCCcttgccgttagtaatccgttagggttccgtttataaaatattattatacatcTTTTATGCAAAAAATACTCTCGGTCTTTTCTCCTGTGAACATGACGAGGGACAAAATGGTGAaaggcaaaatggtcattttatcatcactgttcacaccgtaccccatgtgaacatttttcattttataaaaggacaaagtgtagatttttaaatgatatgagggaaagtgaaaaatcgaattttgacagagGTTTTTctgttgcaaaaaaaaaaaaaaaaaaaaaactaaaaacttcaaattaaatCATCTCATATGCACATTTTTTACAACATTGTGTgcataaaaatttctatatagaAAGATGATCCCACCATGATCATTTCCATATTATGAACATATGGCGCATAAGGATGCACCCAATACGCACCCTTAGACACCTAACCACTGCAACAGAAGCACTGAGATTCAAGCAGATGATTTGCTTTCCAAACATTATATTATCATGTCGAAGTTTATCACCATTGCAAAAGTTTCAGAGTTTCTTATCCACcttactaaataataataattcccaTGAAACTTTACATGGGTAGAGAACACATCCCtaaacttattattttttttacttttggttGGTTTTATTAAAGCTATTCCAATTAGTTAATTTGGGGATTTTATTGCATTTAAAAGTACCCCTAGTTATTAGCTGTTAACTCCTAACTGGTACTTACTTATTAAAGCCGTTAAGTTTAACAGAATCATCATTAAATTTAACCAAAAATCACTAAATTAACTGACAAAAATAGATCAAATGGAAATATAATCAAAAGCCTGGAGTGTGTCAACAAAAACAAGAGAGAATAATTGTCTGAAAAATAACCTTAAAAGTGAAGTAATATCTCGTatcataacaaaaaaaaaagaaggaattaCAAAACTATGATACAAAACAATTGAAACATGCTGTTCATACAAAGATGACTTCAAACTTGGGGCAGGGGTTTCTCTCAACATGTTCCGAAAATTCGGCATCACTGCCGAATTTAAAGCTGTACAGTGCTTGTCTCTGTGTGAGGCCTACTGGGTACACTCTGTATATTCTCAGGTCATCATCTCCTCTTACGCTTTGTGGTCTTTCGTTTTTCCATATGGGTGTGTGATTTAGCGACTTGAATTTTGCGGTAATGGCCGATTCGAAAGCATTTAGTCTCAACTCTTCAGATCTGCGAAAAAGTTCACAGAGTTGGATCTCTTTCGGTAAGTAGAACcatgataaaataaaagattagtcaTAAATTTAGCCCCGGAAGTTTGACCTGATGTCGACTTTGTACTCGTTGTTTCCAAGTTTACAATCAAGTTCTACAATTATGACTTGAGGATgaattgagaatttgagatCGAGACTCCGAGGGCAAAATACAGATCAGGAGCAAACTACAGGACTGAATTGGTTCAATTTAAAACTACTAGGTCCAAATTGAAGATAGAACCAAAGATTAGGGACTAAATTTGCAGCTAACCATTAAATAAGTGGAGGCAGGAAGGATTGAAGTAACCTGAGAAAAATGGACTCCATCTCGAACCGGCCTCTTTCTCTCACATAAAGATGGTAGACCGTTCCCTTTTTATCCGTGCATTTACAAGGACGTTTTTGGAATTTTGgcgttttttcttctttttcatgGATCCTTGTTGCAATATGGATGCAAAGCCGGCAAGATGAGTGAACAGCTGCCAAGTCGACGAGTGCCTTGAAAGAATCTGATGGACCCTCGTACTTCCATCTGAAAAGACGAAAGAGAAATTAAGGGCAATTTTGGCATCATTCTTGTTCTTCTATTCTTCAAagatttctttatttatttatttaatgtaaTTCCTACCATGCTTGGAAATACTTTGgcttgacaaaaaaaaaatagtagtaatGTTTTTGCTTAAAATCAAGAGTGACTTGGCAAAGAAACGAGTTAAACAAATACAAGGTGCAATTGGTGTGAAATTGTTTCATGTCGTTAAGGCATAATGGAAAGTGAATAGGAGAATTTTTAATGAAGTAGTTGTTAGCGTTTTTTCGAATAGCTCTACTTAAACAACAATTTTGTAAAACATCTAGCAAGGCCAAACAAACTTGAAGCCGAAGTTTTGTTGAAATAACCGTGATTCAGCTGAAAGCAAGTTTGGTGAGACTTTGAGAGTAAAACATTGGCCGGCCATTAACAGCGAAATGCGGAGGAGATCCATCCACCTAGCTATGGGCTTAACTCCTAGAAACCAACTTTCCTTTGAAAAGGTCAAAAATCACTTTGATGGAAAGAGTGATAATGTAGCACAACGCTGCTCAGGAAATCTCATTGGCATGTCGCACGTTTCTATTCTTACTAAACTTGGTTTACAACCAAATTGCAATCACTTCAATGCCAAGCGCACCCTATATTAACACAGCAAAAAACAAACTGAAGCTGAAGTACCTGACTGATTGATTGAAAGCATTAGGGTTTGAAGCAAGGAACTTCATGGTCTTAGCAACTGAGGGGACATCACTAAGCTCTTTGATATGCAAAACAGAACGAGAAGAAGGTCCAAAGTCTAGTATATTTGGAGCACCAACCACAACAGGCACAGCTCCTGCAGAAGTCCAATAGATGAATAAGGCTTTTACATTTATACTTGTGCGAAATAATTGATATTACATATACTCCTCAAATCTATGTGGAGttacttttttaaaagaacAACCTTAGAGATGGGGATTAGTGGGTCTGTTTGTAAGTGCGAGGATGTGTAtgtaaaaaattaagttttgaaaggtcaatatgaaaattcagatcgTGCAGGGAGAGAACaaacatacacacacacagacaGATCATAGAGGGCAGATACTTTAATATCTCTATCTCTAGAGAAAATATACAGTCATTGGAGATTCTATAAATATTGCACATTAATTTGAGCCAATGAACAATGAAGTCTAGCCTCAGTTTAATGAAGAACTTTACTATTTGAAGAATATGTTAGAAATATcgaacacaaaaataaaattaaagagcaaataaatttaaaagatcATAAAGATACATAcaaccaaggtttaaagtgccgtggcacgggggcgtgccgctacgtccttggcacggtacggcacgggcacgcttgcgtgccgacacgtggcacgcttgcgtgccgacagatacgcacgacctcctactggcacgctttggcacgaatttatttaagtttttttggttccagtaagcttttataatgttattttgaaagatttagacaagttattattaatttttgctatgtatagtttattatactcatcaattaacatgcatgtaagcattttgtatataaagtacaactatacctgatgtagaatataaattaaaattcttttgtttttatttttttttatttgaaaagtacaactatacttgctgtaacaattgaaaattcttttgtttttaatttttttataatttaaaaaattataacagataaaatgatagaaaattttattttttctaaaaacgtttcaaaatctatatattgATTCGATTAGGAAGTATATAATAACTAGAACAACGAGAATAGTACCGCaattacatccatattttttttattcttttaaaaaatatctaatcaaaatttgtttaggagatcaATTTTTGTTCCCCTGATTCATCGAAaacttcgcggtgcgacaaattttgacaaaatgatttgcgaagaaaaaatggatgtctgtggtggaagcgaagccccccgcggtatggatcggatttatcaactaaaaatttgcttttatattgttaaataagaagttaaattataatttttaatttaacaaaagaaaaaagaaaaagtcaaaagaaaaagccaaaaggaaaaaaaaaaaaaggcatcagccaaaaagaaaaaaaaaagttgacaaaaagacaacacaatgtcaaaaaaataaaagaaaagtgaacAAAAGGCAATATAGATGGCCGGGCGAAGGCTCTGTATCCcagagaaccaaaaaaaaagagacaaaaccaaaaaaaaaaaaagccaaaaaaactaaaaaaaaaaaagctggcACGGGCGGCACTGTGCCGCGGCACATGCACCCGTGCCGCTCTGTCTCGAGCGGCACGGGGCATGTGCCGAGGCACAtggggggggtccgagaccccccctgtgccgtgcccccttcttgggggcacggcacggcacgccccgtgccgcacggcacggggcggcactgcTATCCTTGCATACAACTCCGATACAAAAGAGTTAGaacatacctgccacaagggaTTGGAAGAACTTTTCAGTAACATAGTCCTCTTCATTAGAATTTTCAAAAGCTAAGCTGAACTTGTAGCGCCTTAAAGTTTGTAGTTTGTCGACTGTGATGGTTAATACACGAAAATTAATACTTGTTAAAACAAACTTGTCAATATATTAATCAGAAACACACAAGTAAAACATTAACTAAATCTAATGATGGTGTTGATGTGGCCCCCTTTTTCAGAGAGAGTAGTAATACGTAACTGCTATACAAAACAACTGAAGGGATCAAATATTTATAGCCAAATCTCTAAGAATCTTTTGAAATAAGAGTCAAACTTTAAGGATTAAAACTGTAGTTAACCCAATAAAGAATTTCTGAAAGGCAAATGGATTCTGTACATACCTCTGCCATCTCGGTTTCTGTGACAACTTCCATAAGAATCTATTTTGATATTTAACTTTTCGAGCATCTCAAGGGCTTGTAGACGAAAATTGCGCGCACCACAATTAGAAATGAAAGCAGCAGCTAGGGCATCTTCAGTCTTAGGATGCATGGGCGCCATGATATCATATTCAGCCCAAGAAAAGTAGCCAACAGGAACATCTGAAGAGAGGCTTGTCGTCATTATGATATTATAACCTCTCCTGTCacaaagcaaaagaacaaatatTAGTGTCAAATGAAAAGGTGAAAAATGAATATATGGTGTACATTTATACAGCAAATTGTAGAAAGAGCATTCATCTATCTCCATGAAGGCCAAATCAAGTGAGAGAGCAGGAACTCTCTTACAAATCTTTCTTTATCAGAGATACTCAATTATCACAATACGTATCCAGAAGAGGACGTAAATAACTATTTATTCAAGACTTTGCCCTCTCAACCAGCAAGGCAACAACAAAAAGTAAAGGAAATTAAAATACTCGATACAAGGAATTTgacttccaaattgatgataaGGAAATTAAGTTCAATCAAATAACTATTTTCAGTAGGCAATCTGTGATGACAAGCCTAACTTCAAAACTTTCATTaacaaataaatgaaacaagcttttctttctttattagcAAGAGAACCAGAATTGTCAGCTGCAGCAGATTTGGGATAAATAATCCTATGTACTTAACACAAAGTGTTTGTTATTTCATTACATTAATTGATTTAGCAACCCGCATATTTCCTAGACacatatatcaatttaaaagcCAGAGCATTGCAAAGTTAATGCatctcaattttaaaaagttcATTAGAAATTCAGCGCAATTCCGTCTAAAGTGCACAGATAGGCTATTACGTAATGAAGTGTGCTTACCTACCGTCGTGCCACATCGATATTGTTTTCCGCATAGTATTGTGATGACTCCATAGAGCGGAGGATGCTAGCTGTTTCACGATGTCGAGGAAGGTCGAATGTTGCATCAGGTATCTTGTTTGgtgcaaatacaaatttacaGCCAACAGAGCATGCATCCCAATCCTGAagaataattacaaaaaatgtTTTAACTAAAAGAAAATGAATTTGAATATCAAAAAAAGATCTTGTTTCTTGTCGAATTAAAAATGTGTGAGTAAATATTTTAAGGTTCAAAATGCCAAGGCTTGCAAACAACCAAATCATAATAGTATGCACAACCAAATCATAATACTCCACCGTACAATGAGCCTATCGGGCTAGGATGGAGATTCAGCAAAACCGTAGTTCGAGTAGATTATTTGAAGGAGCACAAACAGTTGTTCGATCAGAATCCTTCTAAGAAATGTTTCTCACTGCAGCAGAAACAGTAACTTAAAATTGGAGCTTCTTATTTGGGGCATAGAAGGTCATTTCAGCTTCTCGGCGCAGCATAGCTCTAGAGTTTTTGTTTGCCAAGTAGGCACTATGTCCATAGCACTAGACAGATGATGACCAACCAAACTAAAAGTAAGAAGCCAATTATCGACTGGATTTGTAGAATTAGTAATTTCTtaacaatataaataataaaacatgATCTACACTGCAGATTCCTTGTTCATATCAGATGAAAAAATACCCCAAAATAGCTAACTTTTTTTGGTGAATATAGCGTTAACCAAGTGATCATCGCAACAACTCACTAAATACTCACTAAATATGCACCAGTTATATGCTAATAGCCTATCCAAATGTCCCAAATTGACTCATCTCATGTAACCCCAAAGAGGAATCTTTCAAACACGAAAAGGATTATTGCAtacaaaatagcaaaaaaagcaTCAGATTATTTGATTCGATGCAGAGAGAAGAAGGAACCTGCTGTTCGGCCCCGGAGACCAAAACCGGATTGATTCGGAAGTCACGGGAGTAAGGGACGTCGTCCTCCCTCTCCAACCGGTCGACGCATTCACCtacgccgtcgtcgtcgtcgaggaGAGAGGCCCCCGCGAGGTGATCGGAGGGGGACGACGAGGAGTTAGGGTTTGCGATGGATGGGAAGTAGAAGGAGGTGGTCCAATGGCGGACCGCGGCGGCGTTCCCTGTTAGGTCGAGGCGAGAGAGGAAGGCGAtctcggcgacgacgacgacggcgacgaggaaggggaggaggatcgtcgccgccgtcgtcgtcggcgcCGGCGCCCACCGCCGGCGCCTAGGGTTTGGAGGAGACGGAGGAGGGcgccccatctctctctctctctctctctctctcttctgagCGTACAGAGAGAAAAGAGTAGTTTAAATAGGCAACTACCTTCCTTCGCATAATACTAAAGTCGGCGACGTTAATGTATCGGTGCCGAATTTATGAACATCTTGAGCACTAGTCGAAGCTGGATCGCCGACTTCTAAATCCTAAACCGGCTATGTGATGAGCAGTTTTGCCGACTTCAACGTATTGTAAATTGTCATCGGCTAgcaatttctctttcttttttttttttttggcccaaGTTTTATTTTGATCGTCAAACTTTTTTAAGTTTGATATATGATCctttaaacttttgaagtagtttatttatacattataaATCTATTTGATCCAACCTCACATTTTAGTATTACCATTCATAGACACGcagtatttgaaaattagacCATTGTATTAGAAATATGAGATAGATGAAAGGTGGATTTTGATGAGGAATAATTTGAAAAGATACATAGACAAAAGAATGCATGCACTAAATATTCCATAATacacaaaatattatttacagtTTTTAATTATACGCGAATCATATGATATGACACCAAAATTTTCCCTTCCAAACTATGCAAATGAGATACTTCTCATTAGTTCATTAATTTAACAAACAAATTGAGCGAAAGAATGTAAAAAATACATAAGAGGGGTTGGAGATTAAGTTCTTAATCCCCAGGAAATCCAATTTTACTGTTGGACAATGAAAAGTTGACAAAATTTCATTTTGGTATACTTAATTTCCTCTCCTCCAAAGCCTTATACTATCTGCAGCTTGCTCGAGTACAAAGCGCTTTTGAAGCTGTTCAAAAGGAACAAAATGTTAGCTTGTTTCACCAATAATCGCCACACGAGCAACGCCCTTCTTTGAAATGATGAAATCGGTTCGAATCTCTAACAATGATCTCTCTCTCGGTAATAATTGATATATACTTGGTCGCATTGTGGCAGTCCCCGCAAACCCTCAAGTTTTTGTAAATTTGAATGGGGGTTTCGGGCGATGTACTTATAATGCCGAATGCAATAGCCAATCTCTCGCTGTGGCTCGCCAAAATGTGCTCCTTTTCGTCCTCTTCAACATCTTGTAGCACAAAGCTGTAATCTGGAACATAACCTAGGGCTTTCATCTTGGCTAACAAGTTTTCTATCTCTCTTTGGATCTCttccagttgagggtgaggatCGGTCTGATTCCCAGTGAAAAATACATTGACCTTCTTATTCACCTCAATTGAACTCCATCCAGGGGTTTTCTGCAAGTTCCTGTGTCGAACCATAGATCTCACTTTATTAACCCCTTCCCATTTTCCGACTTTCGCATACATATTCGACAACAAAACGTAATACCCAACATTCTCGGGGTCTATTTCGAATAACTTTTCTGAAGACAATAAGCCCATCTCGACATTTCCATGAATCCTGCATGCACCCAAAAGAGCACCCCACACACCAGAATCAGGCTTCACGCGCATTGTTTTTATGAATTCGTAAGCATCATTTAGTCGACCAGCACGACCCAGCAAATCTACGATGCACGCATAATGCTTCATTATGGGTTGGATACCGTAACTTGTCTGCATTAGTTGGAAATATTTTTGGCCTTGATCGACCAAACCTGCATGGCTACATGCCGATAATAACGAAATAAAGGTGACATGGTCTGGCTTAACTCCTTCTATTTCCATTAGTGAGAAAATCTCAAGAGCTTCTTCGCCATCTCCATGAACTCCATGACCAGCTATTATGGCATTCCATGGACCACTGCTCTTTCTAGGTATTTTTTGGAATAAAAGCGACGCATCACCCAATTTCCCACATTTTGCATACATGTCAATAAGACAAGTAGCCACAAAAACATCCGACTCCAACCCAATGCGAATCGAACGGCCGTGAATTCTCATTCCCTGTCTCAAGGCTCCAAGATGAGAGTATGCAGGTAAAATACCGGCCAATGTTCCTTGGATTGTCTTAAGCCCCTCAAACTTCTCCATGTAGTCGAAAACCTCTATCGCCTCACTCGCAAGCCCATTTTGGGAGTAGCATGTGATCAAAGTATTCCAAGAAATTATGTCCTTAACCGGCATTCTATCGAACGCGTTACGTGCGGCCTCAATCTTCGCCATCTTTGAGTACATGTCCACGATCGCATTCCCGGCAATGATGTCATCCATTTCCCACCCTCTTCTCATGATATAGCAATGTACCGATCTGCCACCCCTGTCGTCCCCACACTGAGCGGTTGCTGACGCCAGGCTCACCAGAGTCAGAACATCAGGTTGGCAATCGCCTTCTTTCATTAGATGAAATAATTCGAGAGCTAAACTTACATTACCGAATTGCTCGTATCCCGAAATCAAAGAATTCCACGAGACCAGATCTTTATGAagcatttcatcgaacaccCGCCTCGCCTCGCCCAAACAGCCCAACTTGGCGTACATGTCGATCAAAGCATTTGAGACGAAAAGATACGAATCCAATCCGAGCTTAACAGCGCGAACGTGCATCAACGCCCCCAGCAACTGATCCTCCAAAAACGCAATGATCGGAACAATGCTAGCAAAGGTAACCTTATCCCCTCCCACTCGCTCGATCACCATCTCCTCAAAAAGCCCGACAGCATCGGCCGCCCTCGAATTCTGACAAAACCCAGAAAGAAGGGCATTCCAGGCGCCCAAATCCCTCTcgggcatttcatcgaacacctTCCGGGCGCAGCCCAGGAGCCCGAACCGCGAGTACATGTGGAGCAGGGACGCGCCGACGTAGACGTTGGAGCAAAATCCCATCTTTAGGGCCAAAGAGTGGATCTTTTCACCGTGCTGCGGATCGCCGCAGGCTTTGAGGACGACGGGGAAGGTGAAGGCGTCGGGGCGAAGGGCGGGGTGGGAGAGGAGGCGGTGAAAGGCGGAGAGGGCGGAGGAGGGGCGCCGGTGGCTGACGAAGGCGGAGATGAGGGAGTTGAAGGAGAcaatggtggtggtggaggaggaagggcggtggtggaggaaggagaggagggaggaggggaggTCGCCGAGGCGGGAGTAGAGGGTGATGAGGGTGGCGGTGAGGGAGGGGTAGGCGACGAGGCGgccggagaggaggaggagggcgtgGAGGGCGCGGGCGCGGCGGAGGGTGGTCGCACACGAGGGGAAGAGGCGGCGGAGCTCAACGGCCATGGCGGGGCCGAGCTTCGCATGGTGGGGTtgggggagagagggagagagcgagagagggaggaagaagaagacgagaGCGCGGGAAGGGAGGATGATGAGCCTTTATAGGgggaaaaagttaaaaaaataaataaataaatgtaaaattgTAACGAGACTCCTATATTacagatattttaaaattgactCCTAAGCCcttttttcaaaagaaatagttaattttatacatgttcctacaaatataataaattataaatatatcgtTACGAAGTTCAAATTCATATATTGTCCGTATAAaaatcctgatattttcaaatatatctctaccgTTAGGAtttgttagaaaaaaattagttagccatagataaaatacttaatcctaacTAGTTAATaagatgaatcaatcttttTATCCATCTTTTATTAATAGTTGAGATTCttgaagggacatatttatgatgccaacaaaattattttacttataaaataaatagtattttaacgataacaaatcaaagggatatatttgaaaatattaggacttttataaagataatatataaaaattaaactttattatagaaatatattt
Protein-coding regions in this window:
- the LOC109718897 gene encoding glycoprotein 3-alpha-L-fucosyltransferase A-like isoform X1, which translates into the protein MGRPPPSPPNPRRRRWAPAPTTTAATILLPFLVAVVVVAEIAFLSRLDLTGNAAAVRHWTTSFYFPSIANPNSSSSPSDHLAGASLLDDDDGVGECVDRLEREDDVPYSRDFRINPVLVSGAEQQDWDACSVGCKFVFAPNKIPDATFDLPRHRETASILRSMESSQYYAENNIDVARRRGYNIIMTTSLSSDVPVGYFSWAEYDIMAPMHPKTEDALAAAFISNCGARNFRLQALEMLEKLNIKIDSYGSCHRNRDGRVDKLQTLRRYKFSLAFENSNEEDYVTEKFFQSLVAGAVPVVVGAPNILDFGPSSRSVLHIKELSDVPSVAKTMKFLASNPNAFNQSVRWKYEGPSDSFKALVDLAAVHSSCRLCIHIATRIHEKEEKTPKFQKRPCKCTDKKGTVYHLYVRERGRFEMESIFLRSEELRLNAFESAITAKFKSLNHTPIWKNERPQSVRGDDDLRIYRVYPVGLTQRQALYSFKFGSDAEFSEHVERNPCPKFEVIFV
- the LOC109718897 gene encoding glycoprotein 3-alpha-L-fucosyltransferase A-like isoform X2 codes for the protein MGRPPPSPPNPRRRRWAPAPTTTAATILLPFLVAVVVVAEIAFLSRLDLTGNAAAVRHWTTSFYFPSIANPNSSSSPSDHLAGASLLDDDDGVGECVDRLEREDDVPYSRDFRINPVLVSGAEQQDWDACSVGCKFVFAPNKIPDATFDLPRHRETASILRSMESSQYYAENNIDVARRRGYNIIMTTSLSSDVPVGYFSWAEYDIMAPMHPKTEDALAAAFISNCGARNFRLQALEMLEKLNIKIDSYGSCHRNRDGRVDKLQTLRRYKFSLAFENSNEEDYVTEKFFQSLVAGAVPVVVGAPNILDFGPSSRSVLHIKELSDVPSVAKTMKFLASNPNAFNQSVRWKYEGPSDSFKALVDLAAVHSSCRLCIHIATRIHEKEEKTPKFQKRPCKCTDKKGTVYHLYVRERGRFEMESIFLRLLQSFLPPLI
- the LOC109718029 gene encoding pentatricopeptide repeat-containing protein At4g33990 is translated as MAVELRRLFPSCATTLRRARALHALLLLSGRLVAYPSLTATLITLYSRLGDLPSSLLSFLHHRPSSSTTTIVSFNSLISAFVSHRRPSSALSAFHRLLSHPALRPDAFTFPVVLKACGDPQHGEKIHSLALKMGFCSNVYVGASLLHMYSRFGLLGCARKVFDEMPERDLGAWNALLSGFCQNSRAADAVGLFEEMVIERVGGDKVTFASIVPIIAFLEDQLLGALMHVRAVKLGLDSYLFVSNALIDMYAKLGCLGEARRVFDEMLHKDLVSWNSLISGYEQFGNVSLALELFHLMKEGDCQPDVLTLVSLASATAQCGDDRGGRSVHCYIMRRGWEMDDIIAGNAIVDMYSKMAKIEAARNAFDRMPVKDIISWNTLITCYSQNGLASEAIEVFDYMEKFEGLKTIQGTLAGILPAYSHLGALRQGMRIHGRSIRIGLESDVFVATCLIDMYAKCGKLGDASLLFQKIPRKSSGPWNAIIAGHGVHGDGEEALEIFSLMEIEGVKPDHVTFISLLSACSHAGLVDQGQKYFQLMQTSYGIQPIMKHYACIVDLLGRAGRLNDAYEFIKTMRVKPDSGVWGALLGACRIHGNVEMGLLSSEKLFEIDPENVGYYVLLSNMYAKVGKWEGVNKVRSMVRHRNLQKTPGWSSIEVNKKVNVFFTGNQTDPHPQLEEIQREIENLLAKMKALGYVPDYSFVLQDVEEDEKEHILASHSERLAIAFGIISTSPETPIQIYKNLRVCGDCHNATKYISIITEREIIVRDSNRFHHFKEGRCSCGDYW